In Oryzias melastigma strain HK-1 linkage group LG10, ASM292280v2, whole genome shotgun sequence, a single window of DNA contains:
- the gm2a gene encoding ganglioside GM2 activator: MMQKLLLALAAVLSVVLTRADEDPPRMKRFKNLQVSNFDWKNCWKPDAPALLKTLSVSPDPIAIPGDLTAAASGSTSVELDAPLSLNVTLKKEVAGIWVKVPCLDQLGSCHYPDACDLLNQLIPPGQDCPEPLHTYGLPCHCPFKAGSYSLPQSEFYLPNVDLPYWLTNGKYTVQGVLGLPGQELGCLEIALSLHSD, encoded by the exons ATGATGCAGAAGCTGCTCCTCGCGCTCGCGGCGGTTCTGTCCGTGGTTCTGACCCGCGCGGACGAAGACCCGCCACGAATGAAGAGGTTCAAAAACCTGCAG GTATCCAACTTCGACTGGAAGAACTGCTGGAAGCCCGACGCTCCGGCCCTGCTGAAGACCCTCAGCGTGTCTCCAGACCCCATCGCCATCCCGGGGGATCTGACCGCCGCCGCCTCCGGGTCCACGTCTGTGGAGCTGGACGCTCCTCTGTCT ctgAACGTGACTCTGAAGAAGGAGGTGGCGGGGATCTGGGTGAAGGTCCCGTGTCTGGACCAGCTGGGCAGCTGCCACTACCCGGACGCCTGCGACCTCCTGAACCAGCTGATCCCGCCGGGGCAGGACTGTCCGGAGCCGCTGCACACCTACGGCCTGCCCTGCCACTGCCCCTTCAAAGCC GGCTCGTACTCGCTGCCGCAGTCCGAGTTCTACCTGCCCAACGTGGACCTGCCGTACTGGCTGACCAACGGGAAGTACACGGTCCAGGGAGTCCTGGGCCTTCCGGGTCAGGAGCTGGGCTGTCTGGAGATCGCTCTGTCCCTCCACTCCGACTGA